The proteins below come from a single Esox lucius isolate fEsoLuc1 chromosome 7, fEsoLuc1.pri, whole genome shotgun sequence genomic window:
- the LOC105008279 gene encoding unconventional myosin-XIX isoform X2 has translation MGFGVKGVLKKSGHAHRKSLNDSLDGELKGFLIDEGQLHTYDDLTKVNPVTPTTVLKCLQARYRAQVFYTHAGCTLVALNPFQPIPGLYTLEVMKQYHCAPQPQESKPHIFIVAEEAYRNVQGQVDPVNQSLVVSGESGAGKTWTSRCLMKYYATVAASSSQMKSQDTVEMIERRVLDSNPIMEAFGNACTLRNSNSSRFGKYIQLQLDRSQLLVGASVQTYLLEKTRVAAQPANERNFHIFYQMTKGASVDQRKDWKIPYDQSFAWLPNAEKALEEDCFNETVEAMLHLGIDTEKQGHIFRILAGLLHLGNITFCTVADESQPCDIKEHSKDCVQDCAGLLDIPVEELQTYLRVQTLRAGNQSVLFRPCSLADCWVRRDCLAKVIYAQLFEWLVMFINDSVCAKKSTWCNFIGLLDVYGFECFQVNSLEQLCINYANEKLQQHFVAHYLKAQQEEYVSEGLEWSFVKYQDNQGCLDLLEGIPTGVFSLLNEECRLNRASDAKQFQGRLEKELSGNSSMSRDKFSKLPHFTVAHYAGKVSYQIEGMMEKNKDPVPPELIHLVQKSQNPLLHQLFADRQAEDQGARGLRQVVTVVSRFKNSLESLMKILHSTTPHYTRCIKPNPECRPLTFRKEEVILQLEACGIVETIHISAAGFPIRIPYRSFLQRYGLLSSLTAVAQGADGNGLEADGMDALGPAVEEVLSAALRRHTRNETRSALVHCGRTKVFLTNSMLELLEESRIRARSQRAFAIQCCWHRYQRRRRHARRRAAILIQAGVRSWLVRREVQRWNQAAAVLQRSWRKWRALMDTLAEAELDDAEDLREEEAAPPELDPVLRARGSVQLSSLPEPVMVRGWPMGLALASAPTITVSMTATGFHKMMSAMACLSAHCFRSGEYKVETNQFKQGVASIRAQPRGSIKLHYQRSPLLYADRRPDHKRDGVTGLNQILLEGI, from the exons ATGGGATTTGGT GTGAAAGGAGTCCTGAAGAAGTCTGGACACGCCCACAGGAAGTCCCTGAATGACTCCCTTGATGGAGAGCTCAAGGGGTTCCTCATAGACGAGGGGCAGCTGCACACCTATGATGACCTCACCAAAGTCAACCCTGTGACCCCAACGACAG tGTTGAAATGCCTGCAGGCCAGGTACAGAGCACAGGTGTTCTACACCCATGCTGGCTGCACTCTGGTGGCCCTAAACCCTTTCCAGCCCATCCCTGGCCTCTACACCTTGGAGGTGATGAAGCAGTACCACTGTGCCCCTCAGCCTCAG GAGTCCAAACCCCACATCTTCATTGTGGCAGAGGAGGCCTACCGGAACGTTCAGGGGCAAGTGGACCCTGTTAACCAGTCTCTGGTCGTCAGTGGTGAAAGCGGAGCAGGAAAG aCATGGACCTCTCGGTGCCTGATGAAGTACTACGCCACCGTGGCAGCGTCCTCCTCTCAGATGAAGAGTCAGGACACCGTGGAGATGATCGAGAGGAGGGTCCTGGACTCCAACCCCATCATGGAGGCCTTTG GCAACGCCTGTACCTTGCGAAACAGCAACAGCAGCCGCTTTGGGAAGTATATCCAGCTCCAGCTTGACAG ATCTCAGCTGCTGGTGGGAGCATCCGTGCAAACCTACCTACTGGAGAAGACCAGGGTGGCTGCGCAACCAGCGAACGAAAGAAACTTTCACATATTCTACCAG atGACTAAAGGAGCCAGTGTTGACCAAAGGAAAGATTGGAAGATTCCATATGACCAAAGTTTTGCCTGGCTTCCAAATGCTGAAAAGGCACTGGAAG AGGATTGTTTTAATGAGACTGTTGAGGCAATGCTACACCTTGGCATCGACACAGAGAAGCAAGGACATATATTTAGG attttagcAGGTCTTCTTCATTTGGGGAACATTACTTTCTGTACTGTAGCAGATGAATCGCAACCCTGTGACATTAAGGAGCATTCCAAAG ACTGTGTGCAGGATTGTGCAGGATTGTTGGACATCCCAGTAGAGGAGCTGCAGACATACCTGAGGGTACAGACCTTGAGGGCAGGCAACCAGAGCGTTCTCTTCAGACCCTGCTCTCTGGCAGACTGCTGGGTCAGGAGGGACTGCCTTGCCAAGGTCATCTACGCACA GTTGTTTGAATGGCTGGTTATGttcatcaatgacagcgtgtgTGCCAAAAAGTCCACCTGGTGCAATTTTATAG GTCTGCTGGATGTCTATGGCTTTGAGTGCTTCCAGGTCAACAGTCTAGAGCAGCTGTGCATCAACTACGCCAATGAGAAACTGCAGCAGCACTTTGTAGCCCACTATCTCAAAGCCCAACAG GAGGAGTATGTCTCAGAGGGTCTGGAGTGGTCCTTTGTTAAATACCAGGACAACCAGGGCTGCCTGGATCTGCTCGAAGGCATCCCGACCGGGGTCTTCTCCCTCCTCAATGAG GAATGTCGTCTCAACCGCGCCTCCGACGCCAAGCAGTTCCAGGGTCGTCTGGAGAAGGAGCTGTCCGGCAACAGCAGCATGAGCAGGGACAAGTTCAGCAAGCTGCCCCACTTCACGGTGGCTCACTACGCTGGCAAAGTCTCCTACCAGATAGAAGGCATGATGGAGAAGAACAAG GACCCTGTGCCCCCGGAGCTCATCCACCTGGTCCAGAAGTCTCAGAACCCTCTGCTTCACCAGCTGTTTGCTGACCGACAGGCGGAGGACCAAGGCGCCAGAGGACTCAGACAGGTTGTCACAGTGGTGTCCAGGTTCAAG AACTCTCTGGAAAGTCTGATGAAGATCCTCCACAGCACAACTCCCCATTACACCCGCTGCATCAAACCCAATCCGGAGTGCCGACCCCTGACCTTCAGAAAGGAGGAG GTTATTCTCCAACTGGAGGCCTGTGGCATTGTGGAGACCATACACATCAGTGCAGCGGGCTTTCCAATAAG AATTCCCTACCGGAGTTTCCTTCAGCGTTACGGACTGCTTTCCAGCTTGACAGCCGTTGCTCAGGGAGCGGATGGTAATG gaTTGGAGGCTGATGGCATGGACGCTCTGGGCCCCGCCGTGGAAGAGGTTCTCAGCGCGGCGTTAAGACGACACACCAGGAACGAGACGCGAAGCGCCCTGGTGCACTGCGGCAGGACCAAGGTGTTCCTGACCAACTCCATG CTAGAGCTGCTGGAGGAGAGCAGGATTAGGGCACGCTCCCAGAGAGCCTTCGCCATTCAGTGCTGCTGGCACCGGTACCAGCGGCGCAGGCGTCACGCCAGGAGACGGGCCGCAATCCTGATCCAAGCCG GGGTGCGCTCATGGCTGGTCCGAAGGGAGGTTCAGAGGTGGAATCAGGCAGCCGCGGTCCTGCAAAGATCCTGGAGGAAGTGGAGG GCTCTGATGGACACCCTGGCTGAGGCAGAGCTGGACGATGCCGAGGACCTCCGGGAGGAAGAGGCCGCGCCACCAGAGTTGGACCCCGTTCTCCGGGCCAGAGGCTCCGTGCAGCTCTCCAGCCTCCCGGAGCCCGTCATGGTACGAGGTTGGCCCATGGGCCTGGCCCTGGCCTCTGCTCCCACGATCACTGTGTCCATGACCGCCACGGGCTTCCACAAGATGATGTCCGCCATGGCCTGCCTCAGTGCTCACTGCTTCAGGAGTGGGGAGTACAAGGTGGAGACCaaccagttcaaacaggggGTCGCCTCCATCAGAGCTCAGCCTCGG GGATCCATTAAGCTCCACTACCAGAGATCCCCACTGCTCTACGCTGACAGGCGTCCAGACCACAAGCGTGACGGAGTGACAGGATTAAACCAGATACTTCTGGAAGGCATCTGA
- the LOC105008279 gene encoding unconventional myosin-XIX isoform X1, whose translation MNSEKCQRIGNGQEEKVKGVLKKSGHAHRKSLNDSLDGELKGFLIDEGQLHTYDDLTKVNPVTPTTVLKCLQARYRAQVFYTHAGCTLVALNPFQPIPGLYTLEVMKQYHCAPQPQESKPHIFIVAEEAYRNVQGQVDPVNQSLVVSGESGAGKTWTSRCLMKYYATVAASSSQMKSQDTVEMIERRVLDSNPIMEAFGNACTLRNSNSSRFGKYIQLQLDRSQLLVGASVQTYLLEKTRVAAQPANERNFHIFYQMTKGASVDQRKDWKIPYDQSFAWLPNAEKALEEDCFNETVEAMLHLGIDTEKQGHIFRILAGLLHLGNITFCTVADESQPCDIKEHSKDCVQDCAGLLDIPVEELQTYLRVQTLRAGNQSVLFRPCSLADCWVRRDCLAKVIYAQLFEWLVMFINDSVCAKKSTWCNFIGLLDVYGFECFQVNSLEQLCINYANEKLQQHFVAHYLKAQQEEYVSEGLEWSFVKYQDNQGCLDLLEGIPTGVFSLLNEECRLNRASDAKQFQGRLEKELSGNSSMSRDKFSKLPHFTVAHYAGKVSYQIEGMMEKNKDPVPPELIHLVQKSQNPLLHQLFADRQAEDQGARGLRQVVTVVSRFKNSLESLMKILHSTTPHYTRCIKPNPECRPLTFRKEEVILQLEACGIVETIHISAAGFPIRIPYRSFLQRYGLLSSLTAVAQGADGNGLEADGMDALGPAVEEVLSAALRRHTRNETRSALVHCGRTKVFLTNSMLELLEESRIRARSQRAFAIQCCWHRYQRRRRHARRRAAILIQAGVRSWLVRREVQRWNQAAAVLQRSWRKWRALMDTLAEAELDDAEDLREEEAAPPELDPVLRARGSVQLSSLPEPVMVRGWPMGLALASAPTITVSMTATGFHKMMSAMACLSAHCFRSGEYKVETNQFKQGVASIRAQPRGSIKLHYQRSPLLYADRRPDHKRDGVTGLNQILLEGI comes from the exons ATGAATTCTGAGAAGTGTCAGCGCATAGGAAATGGACAGGAGGAAAAA GTGAAAGGAGTCCTGAAGAAGTCTGGACACGCCCACAGGAAGTCCCTGAATGACTCCCTTGATGGAGAGCTCAAGGGGTTCCTCATAGACGAGGGGCAGCTGCACACCTATGATGACCTCACCAAAGTCAACCCTGTGACCCCAACGACAG tGTTGAAATGCCTGCAGGCCAGGTACAGAGCACAGGTGTTCTACACCCATGCTGGCTGCACTCTGGTGGCCCTAAACCCTTTCCAGCCCATCCCTGGCCTCTACACCTTGGAGGTGATGAAGCAGTACCACTGTGCCCCTCAGCCTCAG GAGTCCAAACCCCACATCTTCATTGTGGCAGAGGAGGCCTACCGGAACGTTCAGGGGCAAGTGGACCCTGTTAACCAGTCTCTGGTCGTCAGTGGTGAAAGCGGAGCAGGAAAG aCATGGACCTCTCGGTGCCTGATGAAGTACTACGCCACCGTGGCAGCGTCCTCCTCTCAGATGAAGAGTCAGGACACCGTGGAGATGATCGAGAGGAGGGTCCTGGACTCCAACCCCATCATGGAGGCCTTTG GCAACGCCTGTACCTTGCGAAACAGCAACAGCAGCCGCTTTGGGAAGTATATCCAGCTCCAGCTTGACAG ATCTCAGCTGCTGGTGGGAGCATCCGTGCAAACCTACCTACTGGAGAAGACCAGGGTGGCTGCGCAACCAGCGAACGAAAGAAACTTTCACATATTCTACCAG atGACTAAAGGAGCCAGTGTTGACCAAAGGAAAGATTGGAAGATTCCATATGACCAAAGTTTTGCCTGGCTTCCAAATGCTGAAAAGGCACTGGAAG AGGATTGTTTTAATGAGACTGTTGAGGCAATGCTACACCTTGGCATCGACACAGAGAAGCAAGGACATATATTTAGG attttagcAGGTCTTCTTCATTTGGGGAACATTACTTTCTGTACTGTAGCAGATGAATCGCAACCCTGTGACATTAAGGAGCATTCCAAAG ACTGTGTGCAGGATTGTGCAGGATTGTTGGACATCCCAGTAGAGGAGCTGCAGACATACCTGAGGGTACAGACCTTGAGGGCAGGCAACCAGAGCGTTCTCTTCAGACCCTGCTCTCTGGCAGACTGCTGGGTCAGGAGGGACTGCCTTGCCAAGGTCATCTACGCACA GTTGTTTGAATGGCTGGTTATGttcatcaatgacagcgtgtgTGCCAAAAAGTCCACCTGGTGCAATTTTATAG GTCTGCTGGATGTCTATGGCTTTGAGTGCTTCCAGGTCAACAGTCTAGAGCAGCTGTGCATCAACTACGCCAATGAGAAACTGCAGCAGCACTTTGTAGCCCACTATCTCAAAGCCCAACAG GAGGAGTATGTCTCAGAGGGTCTGGAGTGGTCCTTTGTTAAATACCAGGACAACCAGGGCTGCCTGGATCTGCTCGAAGGCATCCCGACCGGGGTCTTCTCCCTCCTCAATGAG GAATGTCGTCTCAACCGCGCCTCCGACGCCAAGCAGTTCCAGGGTCGTCTGGAGAAGGAGCTGTCCGGCAACAGCAGCATGAGCAGGGACAAGTTCAGCAAGCTGCCCCACTTCACGGTGGCTCACTACGCTGGCAAAGTCTCCTACCAGATAGAAGGCATGATGGAGAAGAACAAG GACCCTGTGCCCCCGGAGCTCATCCACCTGGTCCAGAAGTCTCAGAACCCTCTGCTTCACCAGCTGTTTGCTGACCGACAGGCGGAGGACCAAGGCGCCAGAGGACTCAGACAGGTTGTCACAGTGGTGTCCAGGTTCAAG AACTCTCTGGAAAGTCTGATGAAGATCCTCCACAGCACAACTCCCCATTACACCCGCTGCATCAAACCCAATCCGGAGTGCCGACCCCTGACCTTCAGAAAGGAGGAG GTTATTCTCCAACTGGAGGCCTGTGGCATTGTGGAGACCATACACATCAGTGCAGCGGGCTTTCCAATAAG AATTCCCTACCGGAGTTTCCTTCAGCGTTACGGACTGCTTTCCAGCTTGACAGCCGTTGCTCAGGGAGCGGATGGTAATG gaTTGGAGGCTGATGGCATGGACGCTCTGGGCCCCGCCGTGGAAGAGGTTCTCAGCGCGGCGTTAAGACGACACACCAGGAACGAGACGCGAAGCGCCCTGGTGCACTGCGGCAGGACCAAGGTGTTCCTGACCAACTCCATG CTAGAGCTGCTGGAGGAGAGCAGGATTAGGGCACGCTCCCAGAGAGCCTTCGCCATTCAGTGCTGCTGGCACCGGTACCAGCGGCGCAGGCGTCACGCCAGGAGACGGGCCGCAATCCTGATCCAAGCCG GGGTGCGCTCATGGCTGGTCCGAAGGGAGGTTCAGAGGTGGAATCAGGCAGCCGCGGTCCTGCAAAGATCCTGGAGGAAGTGGAGG GCTCTGATGGACACCCTGGCTGAGGCAGAGCTGGACGATGCCGAGGACCTCCGGGAGGAAGAGGCCGCGCCACCAGAGTTGGACCCCGTTCTCCGGGCCAGAGGCTCCGTGCAGCTCTCCAGCCTCCCGGAGCCCGTCATGGTACGAGGTTGGCCCATGGGCCTGGCCCTGGCCTCTGCTCCCACGATCACTGTGTCCATGACCGCCACGGGCTTCCACAAGATGATGTCCGCCATGGCCTGCCTCAGTGCTCACTGCTTCAGGAGTGGGGAGTACAAGGTGGAGACCaaccagttcaaacaggggGTCGCCTCCATCAGAGCTCAGCCTCGG GGATCCATTAAGCTCCACTACCAGAGATCCCCACTGCTCTACGCTGACAGGCGTCCAGACCACAAGCGTGACGGAGTGACAGGATTAAACCAGATACTTCTGGAAGGCATCTGA
- the znhit3 gene encoding zinc finger HIT domain-containing protein 3 → MQICNVCSGDTPKYRCPACRIRYCSLSCYKTHKANDTCQPLKQSVPPAQELNAPYSNAAEPWTVEDLLDEDDHTDKVPLQRLQQLGKSEELRQLLGNPHLRQLISSVDAAEDKADAMKNAMQEPLFVELSDRCLQVVENNK, encoded by the exons ATGCAGATATGCAATGTGTGCAGTGGAGACACACCCAAATATCGATGCCCGGCCTGTAGAATCAGATA TTGTTCCCTCAGTTGCTACAAAACACACAAGGCCAATG ATACCTGCCAACCCCTAAAACAATCAGTGCCTCCTGCTCAAGAACTAAATGCACCTTACAGCAATG CAGCGGAACCCTGGACTGTTGAGGATCTTCTTGATGAAGATGACCACACAGATAAAGTTCCTCTTCAGAGGCTCCAGCAATTAG GCAAGTCAGAGGAGCTGAGGCAGCTGCTCGGGAACCCCCATCTCCGTCAGCTGATAAGCAGTGTGGATGCTGCGGAAGACAAGGCAGACGCCATGAAAAATGCCATGCAGGAGCCTTTGTTTGTTGAGCTGTCAGATCGATGCCTGCAGGTTGTCGAGAACAACAAGTGA